Proteins from a genomic interval of Caldisericaceae bacterium:
- the rpsL gene encoding 30S ribosomal protein S12: protein MLTFNQLVRSPRKRAKEKSKTPALEGCPQKRGVCIQVRTMTPKKPNSALRKIAKVRLTNGMEVIAYIPGIGHNLQEHSMVLVRGGRVKDLPGVRYHIIRGALDAAGVEGRKRGRSKYGAKKPKTGGA, encoded by the coding sequence ATGCTTACTTTTAATCAATTGGTAAGAAGCCCTAGGAAAAGGGCAAAAGAAAAAAGTAAAACACCGGCATTAGAAGGATGCCCCCAGAAGCGAGGGGTTTGCATTCAAGTTAGAACAATGACTCCTAAGAAGCCTAATTCTGCTTTGCGAAAAATCGCAAAAGTAAGATTGACAAATGGTATGGAAGTTATAGCTTATATACCTGGTATTGGACATAACCTTCAAGAGCACTCCATGGTATTGGTAAGAGGCGGAAGGGTAAAAGACCTGCCTGGTGTAAGATACCATATTATACGAGGTGCTCTCGATGCTGCTGGTGTTGAAGGAAGAAAACGTGGAAGATCAAAATATGGTGCTAAAAAACCCAAGACTGGAGGTGCATAA
- the rpsG gene encoding 30S ribosomal protein S7, whose product MPRKGPAPKREIEGDPIYDHVMVAKLINNLMKGGRKSLAEKIVYSSFDIIKEKTGKDPIEIFELALEKVRPLVEVKPRRVGGATYQIPIEIEKERGQKLAIKWIIAAARSVKGKRMEEKLSEEIINAANETGAAYKKKIDLHKMAEANRSYAHLRW is encoded by the coding sequence ATGCCAAGGAAAGGTCCTGCGCCGAAAAGAGAAATTGAAGGAGATCCAATTTACGACCATGTAATGGTTGCTAAATTAATTAACAACTTGATGAAGGGAGGAAGAAAAAGCCTTGCAGAGAAAATTGTTTATTCCTCGTTCGATATTATTAAGGAAAAAACGGGTAAAGATCCTATTGAAATTTTTGAACTTGCATTGGAAAAAGTAAGGCCTTTGGTAGAAGTTAAACCAAGAAGAGTTGGTGGTGCAACTTATCAGATTCCAATAGAAATTGAAAAAGAAAGAGGTCAAAAGCTTGCAATTAAGTGGATAATTGCAGCAGCTAGATCGGTAAAAGGTAAGAGAATGGAAGAAAAGTTATCTGAAGAAATTATTAATGCAGCAAATGAAACAGGTGCTGCATATAAGAAGAAAATTGATTTGCATAAGATGGCAGAAGCAAATAGATCTTATGCACATTTAAGGTGGTAG